The Saccopteryx leptura isolate mSacLep1 chromosome 2, mSacLep1_pri_phased_curated, whole genome shotgun sequence genome has a window encoding:
- the LOC136393150 gene encoding 14-3-3 protein theta-like translates to MEKTELIQKVKLAEQAERYDDMATCMKAVTEQGAELSSEERNLLSVAYKNVVGGRRSAWRVISSIEQKTDTFDKKLQLIKDYREKVESELRSICTTVLELLDNYLIANATNPESKDFYLKMKGDYFRYLAEVACGDDQIQTIDSSQGAYQEALDISKKEMQPTHPIRLGLALNFSVFYYEILNNPELACTLAKMAFDEAIAELNTLNENSYKDSTLIMQLLRDNLTLWTSDSAREECDAAEGAENCRQDVVLFPPETVHISIPYSIWIS, encoded by the exons ATGGAGAAGACGGAGCTGATCCAGAAGGTGAAGCTGGCCGAGCAGGCCGAGCGCTACGACGACATGGCCACCTGCATGAAGGCCGTGACGGAGCAGGGCGCCGAGCTGTCCAGTGAGGAGCGCAACCTGCTCTCGGTGGCCTACAAGAACGTGGTCGGTGGCCGCCGGTCCGCCTGGAGGGTCATCTCCAGCATAGAGCAGAAGACTGACACCTTCGACAAGAAGTTGCAGCTGATCAAGGACTATCGAGAGAAAGTGGAATCCGAACTGAGGTCCATCTGCACCACGGTCCTGGAATTGTTGGATAACTATTTAATAGCCAACGCAACTAATCCAGAGAGTAag GACTTCTATCTGAAAATGAAGGGAGATTACTTCCGGTACCTTGCTGAAGTTGCATGTGGTGATGATCAGATACAAACGATAGATAGTTCCCAAGGAGCGTACCAAGAGGCTTTAGACATAAGCAAGAAAGAGATGCAGCCCACACACCCAATTCGTCTGGGGCTGGCTCttaacttttctgtattttactaTGAGATCCTTAATAACCCAGAGCTTGCCTGCACACTGGCTAAAATGGCTTTTGACGAGGCAATTGCAGAACTCAATACATTGAATGAAAACTCATACAAAGACAGCACCCTCATCATGCAGTTGCTTAGGGACAACCTCACATTATGGACATCAGACAGTGCGAGAGAAGAGTGTGATGCGGCGGAAGGGGCGGAGAACTGCAGGCAGGATGTCGTCCTCTTCCCTCCGGAAACTGTACACATCTCCATTCCTTACTCCATTTGGATTTCCTAG